A window of the Acidobacteriota bacterium genome harbors these coding sequences:
- a CDS encoding SGNH/GDSL hydrolase family protein, whose product MRYLKPLSKLYLLAFTLLAVLVPVTTQQAAQKAVPVRRVLFIGNSYTYFNNLPQMLVGLAQAAKPAQPLEAEMVTVGGATLKRLWEEGQALAAIKRGGWNYVVLQEQSTLGNAPIVDGKPQIADPKTFHEYARLFDAEIKKAGAQTVFYLTWARQNAPETQAQLTAAYTSIAKELNALLVPVGLAWEAALQKRPELALHIADKSHPTAVGTYLAACVFYATLSGRTPAGLPNAVTGALIETTGKAKEGPPGELARLNMAEASLLQAIAWETVKAQRK is encoded by the coding sequence ATGCGCTACTTAAAACCGCTCTCCAAACTTTACTTGTTGGCCTTCACGCTGCTGGCCGTGCTTGTGCCCGTCACGACGCAGCAGGCTGCGCAAAAGGCTGTGCCTGTCCGCCGCGTGCTATTCATTGGCAATAGCTACACCTATTTCAACAACCTGCCACAGATGCTGGTGGGCTTGGCGCAAGCGGCCAAGCCTGCGCAACCGCTGGAAGCGGAAATGGTGACGGTGGGCGGAGCAACGCTGAAACGCTTATGGGAAGAGGGCCAGGCGCTCGCCGCGATTAAACGAGGCGGTTGGAATTATGTCGTCTTGCAAGAGCAAAGCACGCTCGGCAACGCTCCAATCGTGGATGGCAAGCCGCAGATTGCCGACCCGAAAACCTTTCACGAATATGCGCGGCTGTTCGACGCCGAGATCAAAAAGGCGGGGGCACAAACGGTTTTCTATCTGACCTGGGCGCGGCAGAACGCGCCGGAAACACAGGCGCAGTTAACAGCGGCCTACACATCCATTGCTAAAGAGTTGAACGCGCTGCTCGTGCCGGTCGGCTTGGCCTGGGAAGCGGCGTTGCAGAAACGGCCAGAGCTGGCGCTGCATATTGCGGACAAGAGCCACCCAACGGCAGTGGGGACGTATCTAGCCGCCTGTGTGTTTTACGCGACGTTGTCTGGCCGCACGCCGGCGGGTTTGCCAAACGCGGTGACAGGCGCCTTGATTGAAACCACTGGCAAAGCGAAAGAAGGACCGCCCGGCGAATTGGCACGCTTGAACATGGCTGAGGCAAGTCTGTTGCAAGCAATCGCTTGGGAGACGGTCAAGGCGCAACGGAAGTAG